The Spirochaeta isovalerica DNA window GCCCCCCTCCGCAAGGGGACTTTAAGCATGAGTAAAAAACAATTAGATTATTTTTTATCTATAATAATATACCCTTTTAAAATAATGAAGAGATCTCCTGTTTTTTTTGCAAAATGACTAAAAAAAAATCCCGGGAGTTGCGGCAAAGGGGAAGTTTCACAATAATGAAAGCCATGAAGACCGATTATATTCGAAGAATCCTGAGTGCGCCGGTATACGATGCCGCCGTGGAAACCCCCATCGACAATGCTCCTTTCCTCTCCGAAAGGCTGGGAAACCGTATTCTGATAAAAAGAGAAGATCTCCAGCCTGTTCATTCTTTTAAGATCCGGGGAGCCTACAACAAAATGGTTCAGCTAACCGCAAATGAAAGGAATAGAGGAGTTATCGCCGCTTCCGCGGGGAATCATGCCCAGGGCGTGGCGCTGGCTGCGGGCAAACTGGGTATCGATGCGACGATCGTAATGCCGGTAACAACGCCTGGAATAAAGGTTGAGTCAGTCAAAAAACTGGGAGGACGGGTTATTCTCCATGGAGATACCTTCAATGAAGCGTACAATAAAGCAGCCGAACTGATGGCGGAAAAGGATCTGACATTTATCCACCCCTACGATGATCCCGACGTCATTGCCGGGCAGGGAACGGTGGCCATGGAAATTCTGAGCCGCAGCGCCGAATCTCCCGATGCCGTATTTGTACCTGTCGGCGGAGGCGGTCTTCTCGCCGGCATGTCGGTCTATATCAAATTTCTCAATCCCCGGATAAAGGTTTTCGGCGTGGAAGCGGAAGATTCAGCCTGCCTCAAGGCGGCTCTCGATGTAGGAGAACGGGTGAAACTCGATGAGGTGGGTATATTCGCCGACGGGGTGGCGGTCAATATGATCGGAGAGGAAACCTTCAGGGTAATCCGGGAAAACATAGACGGAGTCATTACCGTGACAACCGATGAAATCTGCGCGGCGATCAAAGACATCTACGACGATACCCGTTCCATCACAGAACCGGCAGGAGCCCTGGCTGTTGCAGGACTGAAGAAATACGTCGATGAAAACTCTGTAGAAAACAAGACTCTCCTCGCCGTCAACAGCGGAGCCAATATAAACTTCGACAGATTGCGCCATATTTCGGAACGGACGGAAATCGGAGAAAAGCGCGAGGCCATTTTCGCAGTGGAAATTCCCGAAGAACCCGGTTCCTTCAAGCGTTTCTGTACGGCCCTGAAAAAAAGGAATATCACAGAATTCAATTACCGCTACGCCGATAAAAGGAAAGCTCTAGTTTTCGTGGGCATACAACTGGAGAACCCCAGAGAAGGCCGGAAGCTGATCAGAGAAACTCTGGAAGAGCAGAATTACGTGGTGGACGATCTTTCAGACGATGAAATCGCCAAGATTCATATTCGCCATATGGTGGGAGGCCGCG harbors:
- the ilvA gene encoding threonine ammonia-lyase, biosynthetic, with product MKAMKTDYIRRILSAPVYDAAVETPIDNAPFLSERLGNRILIKREDLQPVHSFKIRGAYNKMVQLTANERNRGVIAASAGNHAQGVALAAGKLGIDATIVMPVTTPGIKVESVKKLGGRVILHGDTFNEAYNKAAELMAEKDLTFIHPYDDPDVIAGQGTVAMEILSRSAESPDAVFVPVGGGGLLAGMSVYIKFLNPRIKVFGVEAEDSACLKAALDVGERVKLDEVGIFADGVAVNMIGEETFRVIRENIDGVITVTTDEICAAIKDIYDDTRSITEPAGALAVAGLKKYVDENSVENKTLLAVNSGANINFDRLRHISERTEIGEKREAIFAVEIPEEPGSFKRFCTALKKRNITEFNYRYADKRKALVFVGIQLENPREGRKLIRETLEEQNYVVDDLSDDEIAKIHIRHMVGGRAPEVENEKLFSFAFPERPGALMNFLNGLGQNWNISLFHYRNHGAAYGRVLAGLQVDDSEMKDVRNYLSRLGYGYREISDNRAYSLFLK